Proteins found in one Panicum hallii strain FIL2 chromosome 4, PHallii_v3.1, whole genome shotgun sequence genomic segment:
- the LOC112888806 gene encoding cysteine synthase-like, with product MAGEEAGRRGVPSLLNPSSSSSEGQHEHIASDVTQLIGWTPLIELKRITGKDGVDARIVGKVEAYQPLCSVKDRSALRMIEDAEERGLISPGVTTLVEPTSGNLGLGIVLIALRKGYRFVAVMPGQYSLDKQILLRYMGAELYLTDPALGFPGITDKVEQLKKELPNVHVLDQFSNKANPDAHIRWTGPEIWKDTAGKVDIFVAGSGSGGTVSGVGKYLKMQNPGIKIICVEPAESPVVSGGEPGKHKIQGIGPGFIPEVLDTSVIDEAVTVTTEEAMVNARRLAKEEGLLVGISSGANLAACLKVASREENKGKMIVTVFPSGGERYMNSDLFADVREECIAMTF from the exons ATGGCGGGAGAGGAGGCTGGGAGGAGAGGTGTTCCCTCCCTGCTGAACCCGTCTTCGTCATCCAGCGAAGGGCAGCACGAACACATCGCCTCTGATGTCACACAG CTCATCGGATGGACGCCTCTGATCGAGCTCAAGCGAATCACCGGCAAGGACGGGGTAGATGCCCGGATCGTCGGCAAGGTCGAAGCGTACCAGCCCCTCTGCTCCGTCAAGGATCGCAGCGCTTTGAG AATGATAGAAGATGCAGAGGAGAGGGGATTGATTTCACCTGGTGTCACAACACTGGTTGAGCCGACAAGCGGCAACTTGGGATTAGGAATTGTCCTAATTGCACTTCGCAAAGGCTACAGGTTCGTCGCAGTTATGCCGGGTCAATATTCACTTGATAAGCAGATCCTGTTGAGATACATGGGTGCTGAGTTGTACTTGACTG ATCCAGCCCTTGGGTTTCCGGGCATAACTGACAAGGTTGAACAGCTCAAAAAAGAATTGCCCAATGTACATGTACTTGATCAATTCTCTAACAAAGCAAATCCTGACGCGCATATTAGATGGACTG GACCTGAGATTTGGAAGGACACTGCTGGCAAGGTGGACATATTTGTAGCTGGTTCTGGCTCAGGAGGTACGGTATCTGGTGTTGGAAAGTATCTGAAGATGCAAAACCCAGGTATCAAGATCATCTGTGTTGAGCCTGCAGAGAGTCCAGTTGTTTCAG GTGGAGAACCAGGCAAACATAAGATCCAGGGAATAGGGCCAGGATTTATACCTGAAGTACTGGACACCTCTGTTATCGATGAGGCTGTCACGGTGACCACTGAGGAGGCGATGGTCAATGCAAGGAGGCTGGCCAAGGAAGAAGGCCTTCTTGTGGGCATATCTTCTGGAGCAAACTTGGCAGCTTGCCTAAAG GTCGCGTCAAGAGAGGAAAACAAGGGGAAGATGATTGTCACCGTGTTTCCAAGCGGGGGCGAGAGATACATGAACTCCGACCTATTTGCAGATGTGAGAGAGGAGTGTATTGCCATGACATTTTGA
- the LOC112888805 gene encoding cysteine synthase-like, with translation MDREEVGRRGIPSLLKPSSSSSDGGAGREEHIASDITQLIGWTPLIELKRIASKDGVDARIVGKMEAYQPLCSVKDRCALRMIEDAEEKGLISPGVTTLIEPTSGNMGLGLVLIAIHKGYRFIAVMPAQYSLDKQILLRYMGAELYLTDPTLGFPGMYNKVEQLQKELPNVHVLNQATNKANSEAHFRLTGPEIWKDTAGKVDIFVAASGTGGTVSGVGKYLKMQNRGIKIVCVEPAESPVISGGAPGKHKIQGAGPGFLPDVLDTSVIDETVTVTTEEAMANARRLAKEEGLLVGISSGANLAACLKVASREENKGKMIVTVFPSGGERYMNSDLFADVREECTAMTF, from the exons ATGGACAGAGAGGAGGTAGGGAGGAGGGGGATCCCTTCTCTCCTGAAGCCATCTTCTTCTTCCAGCGATGGTGGTGCTGGGCGGGAGGAGCACATTGCCTCTGACATCACGCAA CTCATAGGATGGACGCCGCTGATCGAACTGAAGCGAATCGCCAGCAAGGATGGAGTAGATGCGCGGATCGTCGGCAAGATGGAGGCGTACCAGCCACTCTGCTCCGTCAAGGACCGATGTGCTTTGAG AATGATAGAAGATGCAGAGGAGAAAGGGCTGATTTCACCTGGTGTCACAACATTAATCGAGCCAACAAGTGGTAACATGGGGTTAGGATTGGTTCTCATTGCTATTCATAAAGGTTACAGGTTTATAGCTGTTATGCCGGCTCAATATTCGCTTGATAAACAGATCCTTTTGAGATACATGGGTGCTGAGCTTTATTTAACCG ATCCCACCCTCGGCTTTCCAGGCATGTACAACAAGGTTGAACAGCTCCAAAAAGAATTGCCCAATGTACATGTTCTCAATCAAGCTACCAATAAAGCAAATTCTGAAGCACACTTTAGATTGACTG GACCTGAGATTTGGAAGGACACAGCCGGCAAAGTGGACATATTTGTGGCTGCTTCAGGCACAGGAGGTACTGTATCCGGTGTCGGGAAGTATCTGAAAATGCAAAACCGAGGCATCAAAATTGTTTGTGTTGAGCCTGCAGAGAGCCCAGTCATTTCAG GTGGTGCACCTGGCAAGCACAAAATCCAGGGAGCAGGACCAGGATTTCTACCTGATGTCCTGGACACCTCAGTCATCGATGAGACTGTCACGGTGACCACTGAGGAGGCGATGGCGAACGCGAGGAGGCTAGCGAAGGAGGAGGGTCTGCTTGTGGGCATTTCTTCAGGAGCAAACTTGGCAGCTTGCTTGAAG GTCGCATCGAGAGAGGAGAACAAGGGGAAGATGATCGTTACCGTGTTCCCTAGCGGTGGCGAGAGATACATGAACTCCGATCTGTTTGCAGATGTCAGAGAGGAGTGCACTGCCATGACATTTtga
- the LOC112890922 gene encoding cysteine synthase-like, which yields MEEEEGRRGIPSLLKPPLPPETEAGSLQQEHIASDITQLVGWTPLIEVKRITQKDEGNARIVGKLECYQPLCSVKDRSALRMVEDAEEKGLISPGVTTLVEPTSGNMGIGLAYIAVARGYRFLAVMPAEYSLDKQILLRYLGAEVVLTDPSLGFQGQLDKVEQLKKEIPSVHVLDQFANAANPEAHFTWTGPEIWKDTAGKVDIFVAGSGTGGTISGIGKYLKMKNPAVKVICVEPAESPVISGGKPSRHKIQGVGPGFVPKNLDTSLIDEIITVTAEDAMANARRLAREEGLLAGISSGANLAACLKVASREEKKGKMIVTVFPSGGERYMNSDLFAAVREECIAMTF from the exons atggaggaagaggaggggcggagggggATCCCTTCCCTGCTGAAACCACCATTGCCGCCTGAAACCGAAGCTGGTTCTCTGCAGCAGGAACACATCGCCTCTGATATTACCCAG CTTGTAGGATGGACACCACTGATAGAAGTGAAAAGAATCACCCAGAAGGATGAGGGCAATGCCCGAATTGTTGGCAAGTTGGAGTGCTACCAACCTCTTTGCTCTGTCAAGGACCGCAGCGCTCTGAG AATGGTTGAAGATGCAGAGGAGAAAGGGCTTATCTCACCTGGCGTCACAACACTGGTCGAGCCAACTAGCGGCAATATGGGGATAGGTCTGGCGTACATCGCTGTGGCCAGAGGTTACAGGTTCTTAGCAGTCATGCCTGCTGAGTACTCACTTGACAAGCAGATCTTGTTGCGATATCTGGGAGCAGAGGTGGTTTTAACTG ATCCTTCACTCGGCTTTCAGGGACAACTTGACAAAGTGGAACAACTCAAGAAAGAAATACCCAGTGTGCATGTTCTCGATCAGTTTGCAAATGCAGCTAATCCTGAAGCACACTTCACATGGACTG GACCTGAGATTTGGAAGGATACGGCAGGCAAAGTAGACATATTTGTGGCTGGCTCAGGCACTGGAGGTACTATTTCTGGTATTGGTAAATATTTGAAGATGAAGAACCCAGCTGTGAAGGTCATTTGTGTTGAGCCTGCTGAGAGTCCAGTTATCTCAG GTGGCAAGCCTTCTCGGCATAAAATCCAGGGAGTTGGGCCAGGATTTGTACCCAAGAACTTGGACACCTCACTCATTGATGAGATCATTACGGTAACTGCAGAAGATGCGATGGCGAATGCAAGGAGGTTGGCAAGGGAAGAGGGCCTGCTAGCTGGCATATCATCTGGAGCAAATTTGGCAGCTTGCCTGAAG GTGGCATcaagagaagagaaaaaaggGAAGATGATTGTCACCGTGTTCCCAAGCGGTGGCGAAAGATACATGAACTCTGACCTCTTTGCAGCTGTAAGAGAGGAATGCATCGCCATGACCTTCTGA
- the LOC112888491 gene encoding uncharacterized protein LOC112888491: MAPLEDLTRVLAELAARLSRPPAGGGNASYGDALSASISSLAATLNPSGGRGGASSGTRVLDAALSLMCFDPLEVNRARVDCLVRTLVSALSASVSCGVVRPDGGAGEEMLCVGSSVSPGDCRELLRSCAALVQKLGDSDAGRHSYDLLYAVVKMAVLSPHYQSLFPLPYYKEEGECEYDVGNVAAELINHPSNHAPPTGNSIPLRLFLWHLDPSIIKDDLSAMLQEVTRRPLLCIRKELHNRMEWRIIIICLVCSPTMFMEMGSLLHFWFLATGLGSVLELHSALVSSALDILLKPMSWGISIELGQKFPFSHAYFPSQHSDLLAILTGPLSCKAFLDLVSCINALVHLDNTRSRCSSPKNSQLQPVKGSVKYNSAWYMIINFPFWFNFASALLFHREGSQDYLSETLSKETLADSLSDVSLAQKAAFYLSWVLCPSNDDQCQMLANNILEISHSWARNNKKHPNITVNHRRKLRIPTAMDSEKLHVPTNAVSTLIKEFDDRCVKFCSTTAFPQVQAEKLSDFHPSCHNLLHLLIPLGVLLVSSSCVNEQNCNMLLHYASTGQVLKSTEVETKTKDHASNDGFSSSCSGTAQRWALSGAHLIFGWLGAVEDMSSLIFDCEDRYQHFVNQLKTKTGPYLLKCVTLLVEMLDDADQDRDFAIDLHNRLLNWDKNGQGCEIFGDVILKMNKRFKVTL; the protein is encoded by the exons ATGGCTCCCCTCGAAGACCTCACCCGGGTGCTGGCCGAGCTCGCCGCGCGCCTCTCCCGGcctcccgccggcggcggcaatgcCTCCTACGGGGACGCCCTTTCGGCCTCCATCTCCTCCCTCGCCGCCACCCTCAACCccagcggcggcaggggcggcgcctCATCCGGAACCAGGGTTCTGGACGCCGCGCTCTCCCTCATGTGCTTCGACCCGCTAGAG GTGAACAGGGCTCGCGTCGACTGCCTGGTCCGCACCCTCGTCTCCGCGCTCTCCGCGTCAGTCTCGTGCGGCGTGGTCCGGCCCGATGGGGGCGCTGGTGAGGAGATGCTCTGTGTTGGGAGCTCCGTCTCGCCAGGGGATTGCCGCGAGCTGCTCCGGTCGTGTGCAGCCCTTGTGCAGAAATTGGGGGATTCTGATG CTGGAAGGCATTCTTATGATCTGTTGTATGCTGTTGTGAAAATGGCGGTGTTGTCCCCTCACTACCAGAGTCTTTTCCCATTACCATATTATAAGGAAGAGGGAGAATGCGAATATGATGTTGGAAACGTTGCTGCGGAGTTAATAAACCATCCTTCCAATCATGCCCCTCCTACTGGTAACTCAATCCCACTGAG GTTATTTTTATGGCATCTTGATCCATCAATTATTAAGGATGATCTGTCAGCGATGCTCCAGGAGGTAACTAGAAGGCCCTTACTTTGCATCAGAAAGGAATTACATAATCGGATGGAGTGGCGTATCATCATAATTTGCCTGGTTTGCTCCCCAACAATGTTTATGGAGATGGGATCATTATTGCACTTCTGGTTTCTAGCAAC GGGTTTGGGTTCCGTATTAGAACTTCACAGTGCATTGGTATCTTCAGCATTAGACATTCTTCTCAAGCCAATGTCATGGGGAATATCCATAGAATTGGGACAGAAGTTCCCCTTTTCACATGCTTACTTCCCAAGCCAACATAGTGACTTGCTTGCGATACTAACTGGACCCTTATCATGTAAAGCCTTTTTGGACCTAGTTTCTTGTATCAATGCGTTGGTTCATTTGGATAACACAAGAAGCAGGTGCTCTTCCCCAAAAAACTCACAACTACAACCTGTAAAGGGATCGGTAAAATATAATTCTGCTTG GTACATGATTATAAATTTCCCTTTCTGGTTCAATTTTGCAAGTGCTTTACTTTTCCACCGAGAAGGCTCACAAGATTATTTATCAGAAACATTATCCAAAGAGACACTTGCTGATTCTTTAAGTGATGTCAGTCTTGCTCAGAAGGCAGCCTTTTACCTTTCTTGGGTCCTATGCCCTTCTAATGATGATCAGTGCCAGATGCTAGCTAACAATATTTTGGAAATATCACATTCTTGGGCTAGGAACAACAAAAAGCACCCAAATATTACTGTAAATCATAGGAGGAAATTGCGAATACCCACAGCCATGGACTCAGAGAAACTCCATGTGCCAACCAACGCTGTAAGCACCCTGATTAAGGAATTTGATGATCGCTGTGTCAAATTTTGTAGCACAACTGCCTTTCCTCAAGTGCAAGCTGAAAAACTATCAGACTTCCATCCCTCATGCCATAATCTATTGCATCTGTTGATTCCGTTAGGAGTATTGCTTGTATCGTCTAGTTGTGTTAATGAGCAGAATTGCAACATGCTTCTGCACTACGCAAGCACTGGGCAGGTTCTGAAGTCAACTGAAGTGGAGACGAAAACAAAAGATCATGCTAGTAATGATGGTTTCTCGAGCAGCTGCAGTGGTACTGCTCAAAGATGGGCTTTGAGTGGTGCACATCTCATCTTTGGCTGGCTTGGTGCTGTTGAGGATATGTCCTCACTGATATTTGATTGTGAAGATAGATATCAGCATTTTGTTAATCAACTCAAAACCAAGACAGGCCCATACCTGCTCAAGTGTGTAACATTATTAGTTGAGATGCTGGATGATGCAGATCAAGATAGAGATTTTGCAATCGATCTTCATAATAGGTTGTTAAACTGGGATAAGAATGGGCAGGGCTGTGAGATATTTGGCGATGTTATCCTCAAAATGAATAAAAGGTTTAAAGTTACTTTGTAG
- the LOC112888808 gene encoding proline-rich receptor-like protein kinase PERK13 yields the protein MSFEREGCPAASPPRTQLMDRHPSLDSAGTAADPDRIPAAVFERDDPSEPNKDWSMMSTESVFGLQVAPSSDFTGFFLAHPELMDISTPPRSSMVASPPRTSAVVDADAKAPHVISPPFDSIPELPENTMKGNYSFAFPNLIEDKRNYSRRTPQEEQPPEPAAPMEPAEAAPAPAQAEEEAKSQPSSKPEGGKGGLFSCFPCC from the exons ATGTCGTTCGAGCGCGAGGGTTGCCCGGCCGCCTCGCCGCCTCGGACGCAGCTGATGGACCGGCACCCGTCGTTGGACAGCGCCGGGACGGCGGCCGACCCGGACAGGATCCCCGCGGCGGTGTTCGAGCGGGACGACCCGTCGGAGCCCAACAAGGACTGGAGCATGATGTCCACGGAGTCGGTGTTCGGGCTCCAGGTCGCGCCGTCCAGCGACTTCACCGGCTTCTTCCTGGCGCACCCGGAGCTCATGGACATCTcgacgccgccgcgctccaGCATGGTCGCCTCGCCTCCGCGCACCAGCGCGGTCGTCGACGCCGACGCCAAGGCGCCCCACGTGATCTCGCCGCCCTTCGACAGCATCCCGGAGCTCCCCGAGAACACCATGAAGGGCAACTATTCCTTCGCCTTCCCAAA CTTGATAGAGGACAAGAGGAACTACTCCAGGAGGACTCCGCAGGAGGAGCAGCCGCCGGAGCCGGCCGCGCCAATGGAGCCGGCCGAGGCGGCGCCAGCGCCGGCACAAGCGGAAGAGGAGGCGAAGAGCCAGCCAAGCAGCAAGCCGGAGGGAGGAAAGGGCGGCTTGTTCTCGTGCTTCCCTTGCTGCTGA
- the LOC112890923 gene encoding uncharacterized protein LOC112890923 gives MEAALRGIRGKLTEHREKVISALLLGSFLALGWRSAEQQREIEGLEAEKNSLRAAKASMSTAMWAWREELFSLAAAPSSPISVSRLRHIYGEEEVAPPVAPKQPGSDAGEE, from the exons ATGGAGGCGGCGCTGCGCGGGATCAGGGGGAAGCTGACGGAGCACCGGGAGAAGGTGATCAGCGCGCTGCTGCTGGGCTCGTTCCTGGCGCTGGGGTGGCGGTCCGCGGAGCAGCAGCGCGAGATCGAGGGCCTGGAGGCCGAGAAGAACTCCCTCCGCGCCGCCAAAGCGTCCATGTCCACCGCCATGTGGGCCTGGCGGGAGGAGCTCttctccctcgccgccgcgccctcctCCCCCATCTCCGTCTCCCGCCTCCGCCACATCtacggcgaggaggaggtcgcACCGCCCGTCGCGCCCAAGCAGCCAG GATCCGATGCCGGGGAGGAATAG
- the LOC112890955 gene encoding nucleosome assembly protein 1;1: MGGEKDTIDLSDLNAALPAAAAALSAEDRAGLVNALKDKLQSLAGQHADVLETLSPNVRKRVEFLREIQGQHDEIEAKFFEERAALEAKYQKLYEPLYTKRYEIVNGVVEVDGVSDEPTSDNAEEGKESDAKGVPDFWLTAMKTNEVLSEEIQERDEPALKYIKDIKWSRIEDPKGFKLEFFFDTNPFFKNSILSKTYHMVDEDDPILEKAIGTEIEWYPGKNLTQKILKKKPKKGSKNAKPITKTEVCESFFNFFNPPQVPDDEEDIDEETADELQGQMEHDYDIGTTIRDKIIPHAVSWFTGEAVQADDFEDMGDDDEDDDEDEDDDEDEEEEEDEDEEDEEEESKPARKSGSGRKQKVTQKVPHGNADQPAECKQQ; the protein is encoded by the exons ATGGGCGGCGAGAAGGATACCATCGACCTCTCCGACCTCAACGccgccctccccgccgccgccgcag CTCTCAGCGCCGAGGACCGCGCCGGCCTCGTCAATGCCTTAAAG GACAAGCTGCAGAGCTTGGCAGGTCAGCACGCCGATGTGCTAGAGACACTCTCGCCCAACGTTAGGAAGCGCGTCGAGTTTTTGAGAGAAATCCAG GGTCAACATGATGAGATTGAGGCGAAGTTTTTTGAAGAACGAGCTGCACTTGAAGCTAAGTACCAGAAGCTGTATGAACCTTTGTACACAAAG AGGTATGAAATTGTAAATGGAGTAGTGGAGGTAGATGGCGTCAGTGATGAACCGACCAGCGATAATGCTGAAGAGGGAAAAGAATCAGATG CTAAAGGAGTTCCAGATTTTTGGCTTACTGCTATGAAAACTAATGAAGTCTTATCTGAGGAG ATACAAGAGCGTGATGAACCTGCATTGAAATATATAAAAGATATCAAGTGGTCTAGAATTGAGGATCCTAAGGGTTTCAAGCTGGAGTTCTTCTTTGATACAAATCCGTTCTTCAAGAACTCCATCCTATCAAAGACCTACCACATGGTTGACGAAGATGATCCGATTCTGGAGAAAGCAATTGG AACTGAAATTGAGTGGTATCCTGGGAAAAATCTTACACAGAAGATTCTAAAAAAGAAACCGAAGAAAGGTTCAAAGAATGCAAAGCCTATTACTAAAACTGAAGTGTGTGAGAGTTTCTTCAACTTTTTCAATCCCCCACAGGTCCctgatgatgaagaagacattgatGAAGAAACT GCTGATGAGCTGCAGGGTCAAATGGAGCATGATTATGACATTGG GACCACCATAAGGGATAAGATCATCCCTCATGCTGTTTCTTGGTTTACTGGTGAGGCTGTGCAAGCTGATGATTTTGAGGACATGGGTGACGATGATGAGGATGACGATGAGGAcgaggatgatgatgaagatgaagaggaggaagaggatgaggatgaggaggatgaggaagaagaaagcaaaCCAGCAAGGAAG TCGGGCTCGGGCCGCAAACAAAAG GTAACACAGAAGGTGCCGCATGGAAACGCTGATCAACCAGCAGAGTGCAAGCAGCAGTAA